The sequence ttattaaatcattcaAACATCAACATTCTTCAAATAAGATATCATTGGTTCAAACAGAGAATAGTGTAGTTTACTCTCATTATGATATAATGTCACAAACTCAATTGATTTCATCGATTGATATATTTGAGAGAAATATAGATTGGAAGACAGAGACAGTTTCAAGCTTTAATTCCACCACTGCCACTTTATCAGGTCAATTATCagatcaattaataattaaacataAATCATTCGTTTTCGCTCACGGTCTTATTAAAAcactatcattatcaatcACTGACAGAGGTATCACATCAAAACATATACTCGTTGGTTTAACCAATGGTCAAATCTTACCAATAGATAAGAAATTCATAAATGCTCGTCGTCCATATCCAAGTGAAGTTACACCAAATGATGCTGAAGAACAATTGATTCCATATAAACCAATACTTCAATTCCCACCTTGGTTATTTACAACCTATAATTCAACTGTACAAGGTTTAACAACTATCACTAGTACTGGAACTGATTTAGAATCAACTTCTCTAGTTTTCGCTTATGGTCAACCAGATGTTTTCTGTGTCTTAATCACACCTTCACTTCCTTATGATATTCTCTCTGATCAATTCAATCATATCTCTTTAATAGTAACATCTTTaactcttttaattttagcaTTTGTCgctaaaaattataaaaattctttattattatctaaaaaatggaaataaaacattttctctaaacaaataaaattaaataaaaaaaaaaaaaataaaaaaataaaaaatataaaaaataaaaaggttttttttttttggttttatttttacacaCTAAACTAacttataaaatatatattttacataatattataattttaatccCACATTCCTTTTTTAGGTTGTTgagaatttattttatttatttttgaatttctatTGATTGATGAACTTTTACTTTCATTATCTTCGTTATTACTTTTTgagaatttattattattataattgttattattattattatcatatgGTTTATAtctaaatgaattattattattttgagcACTAATATAagagttttgttttttatttttatctattaAAATATTCTCTAAATGATTTTTAGTCATTGATGATAcatcttttgatttttgtaattcttttgttttttgttgttgttgttgtgattttgattttttatcatcTTTATTATCTAACATATAAAATGGTGagttatttttactatttacaCTTTGATTTGgatcatttgaattttgtttaatatcTGTATATTTCTTTAACATTTCAGATGTATCATTATCTtgttttgaatatttttcaaaatgtgGTGAACATGATAacattgaattaattatatttgtaACTTCTATtgattttacaaaaatttcaatattttcttttggttgttgtggttgttgttgctgttgtagttgtttttCTTGTTGTGTTTCAGTTGTTGTTTCtattatatttgttttttttttatttttaattggtttttgttgttttattatatttgtaGATGGTTCTAATACTGATTCTGATTGTGCTGATCctgaaattgatgaagatgtacctatatcttcattttcaattttattgttattattattaattggttttttcatttttctttttttttttttggttttttggtttttggctttttttttttttttttttttttatatgggTTGAAtggaataatttaataaaaagagtgtgaaaaaagagagaaaaaaaagagattttatttatctatgtttttaaaaataattttataaacaaaacgaacgaattaattttttttttttttttttttttatttttttttattttaaaaaatcccAGAATTGACCGTTTTGTAAtgaaaaaaacttttttttttttttttttttttttttttattttaaatttttttttttttttttttttgattagttattaaacaattattcaatcaaaaaaaaaaaaaaatgatttctttaattaagaaatcaaataaaaatttaatttcaaatactagtttaaatttaataaatagatttacaactacaactccaactccaacaacatcaacatcaaataataatgaaattattaaatcaaataaatttataaatatttttagatcaaatttatttataccaTTTCAAAATGATCAAAAGATTGGTAGTGATATGTTAGAGAGTCAATTATTAATGCAAAAAGGTGGATTAATTAGAAGATTATCAGCAGGTACATATTCAACTTTACCATTAGCTCAAAAGGTTAtggaaaatataataaagataattgaTGAAGAGATGGAAAAAGTTGGTGGTCAAAAAATGTCAATGCCAAAAATGTTACCAAGAGAACTTTGGGAAAAAACTGGTAGATGGGATTCAGCAGGTGacgatttaataaaattaaaggaTAGAAAAGGTGAAGAGTATTGTTTAGCACCAACTCATGAAGAGGTTATAACAACCATAGTTGCCAATGAGTCATTGTCAAATAGTAGTTttccaattaaattatatcaaATCGGTGAGAAATATCGTGATGAGGTTAGACCAAGATTTGGATTATTAAGAGGTCGTGAATTTACAATGAAAGATATGTACTCTTTCGATACAAGTAAAGAAGCTGCTGAAATCACCTATTATCAAGTTAAACAAGCCTATCATAACATTCTTGAAAGATTAGAATTACCCTATGCTTGTGTTGAAGCTGATTCTGGTAATATTGGTGGTAACATGTCTCACGAATTTCAAGTATTAGCCAATGTTGGTGAAGATTCTTTAATCTATtgtaaaaattgtaattatcatgcaaatattgaaaaagcaAAAGGTTTACCAtcaacaaatattaaaaatttaaaaaaacaaaaatcaattttaaataaacaaattaatcaagaaattaataataataacaccaATGATaatcaagaaattaatataaaaattaaagaaattgaaaatgaaattaaaaattttaaaaatattaaattatcaattatgaAAATTACAACATTACCTTCAAATTCtgataaagaaattgaagaaatAGCTctcattataaataaattaaatgataattttaatcaatatagtattaaaccaaattataatgatattaaacaaaCTCAAGTTTTATCACCTgaagaatataaaaaatatcgtTCAATTATTATGAAAGGAATTGAAAGTAAaaatgttgataataatagcgataaattattatcatttgaagaaattattaaacataaattatttattgatggatcagttgaatttgatgaagaatcaatttataaaccattgaaatcattattaaagaaattattaaagagaGATTTAAGTAGAAAAgatgatttgattttatcaATGAATCGTGGTCAAAATTTCAGAGAAGCTATTAAAGGTGATCTTTGTGTACAACCTGTTTGTGATGGTAAATCATTATTGGATACAAAGAGGGGTATCGAAGTTGgccatattttttatttaggtACTAAATATTCTTCAAAATTGGGTGCTTATTATACTGGAGCTGCTCAACAAAGAATTCCATTGGAAATGGGTTGTTTTGGTATTGGTGTATCACGTTTATTAGCTACTATTGTTGAAACTTTTAGTAAGGAAGAAACTGGTTTCATTTGGCCACAACAAGTTGCACCTTATCAAATTATCATTGTTCCAAAACATCTTAAATCTCAATTATCACTTGCTGAATCAGTCTCTGAACAACTTCAAACTGAAATTCCATATTTAAAATCACGTATTATCATTGAAGATCGTTCTAAAGCTCATTTCGCTCAAAAAGTTTTAGAATCAAAATTCATGGGTATTCCTTACTTTTtagtaattgataataataataaatcaattgaacttggtgaatcatcaacaaaagttaattctttcaaaattgaatataaatCTGAAACTCCAActttaattcaaaatcaatttgatttaattaattattttaaaaataaatttaattaaaataaaataataattaaaaaaaaaaaaaaaaaaaaaaaaaagttttaattcttttattctatttgttttttttatttacaaatcaatttgatttaattaattattttaaaaataaatttaaaataaaataaaataataataatcataataataataataaaaataaaaaataaaaataaaataaataaataaaaagttacTATATGTAAACTTTTATatctaatttaaattttatttttgattactTTATACTTGTCTGaagagaagaaaaaaaaaataaaaaaataaaaaaaataaaaaaaataaaataaaataaaaacacagTAATATGTAAATACAACCCAAAAATCAAATACATATCTGTGTAACATTTTTTAGGAATCTTACAATTTAATGGCACTTAAAAGTAGATGGAtcaaatttccaaaaaattaaaaaaaaaaataaaaataaaaaaaaaaaatatgaaaaaatttatccactttttttttttatcaaatgatttatttgaaaattttcatGAAAATTTTCTATATTTAGAATCATCGGTTTGATGTAATAAAAACCCATGGGTGCAAACATTTcaataaaatacaaaaaaaaataaaataaaaaatataataaaaaaaaaagttactATATGTAAACTTTTATATCCATTTAAAAAactcaaaatttttaattttatattgtcACCCATGTCAAATccgataattaaaaaaataattaaaaaaaaaaaaaaaaaaaaaaaaaaaaaattaaatcaaatcaaaataattataaaaaaaataattaaaaaaaaaatttaaaaataaaattaattataaaaatattattgatgAGCGGttttgattgaaaaaaaaaaaaaaaaaaaacaattcatgtaaaatgaaaaaaccaatttttataataatttttttttttttttttttttttttttttttaaactcatttttttcaaattaaaaaaaaaaaaaaaaatatttatttatttattaattcaaatttcatataaataatattaataaaaaaaatctttatttttgattttctttattcttatttgtaattgtatataatagtaaaaaaaaaaaattctcaGATTTGTAAGTCcttccctttttttttttttttatttttttttttttccaaaaataaaaaataaaataaaataaattagatttCACAACAATGAACaacaaaatacaaaaaaaaaaaaaaaaaaaagaagagaaaagaataaataaaggAAACAAAAAAATCTTCTAGTTgaagatattaaataaattttttatttaaacatttgacaaaaaaaaataataaaaaatttatcaaaaaaaataattaaaagaaagaataaaaaaaaaaaaaaataataaccaaaaaaaaaagaaaaaaaaaaaagaaatatattacatgtggaaaaaaaaaaaaaaaaaaaaactaaaaaaaaaaatagataaaaagATATATAATAGATAGTGTTCGTTTATCAACCACTTTATTCAAGttatgatttcttttttttttttttttttttttttttttttggcaaaacaaaaattattttttttcagttttttttttcataaaaaaaatttgattttttatttttattttttttattttttttattttttatttttttttttatttttttttttttttttataaatttttttttttttttttcattttagaaatcttttttaacaacccaacttttttttttcattatcccCTGTTgtactattaaaaaatttattattatttttcaaatttctcCAATTCTTTGTATTAAATTTTCCTCAaccataaaataaaaatggtaaatttttataattaatataaaacctttaaataaataattaaaagttttaaataaaaaaataaacaattcaaaaaaaaaaaaaaaaaaaaaaaaaaaaaaaaaaaaaaaatatatatatatatatatatataaatatataaaagaataatagaaaataaataaataaatagataataaaaataaataacagtAATAGCAGTAAtgatatgatgatgatgataataataaaaataaataataagaataataaaaataaatccaaatgataattttatttagttaataatttttatttttttttttttttttttatatatataatattaataggcCTCAACCAAAAGAAGATTAAACAGAGAAGAATCATCTGTAGTTTTAGGTGAAGAACAAGTTGCTGAATTAAAAGAAGCTTTTGAACTCTTTGATAAAGATAGAACTGGTTTCATTAAAAAGGATGCCTTAAAAACCACCTGTAAACAATTTGGTGTTTTTGTTATGGAAGATCAATTAGATGCCATGTTTGCTGAAGCTGATACCACCAAATCTGGTGCTATTGGTTTCCCAGAATTTATGTCAATGATGTCCCGTCGTATGAAACaagtatgtattttttaacTCAATCACTCAAAATATTACATAATAATCCTGTAACTGAATCAGTTACAATTTccatatttctttttttttgaacttttttttttttttttgaaaattttttcaaccaaaaaaaaaaaaaacccaacccacatttttcaaataattaaaactttccttgtgacaaaaaaaaaaaattgggaaaaaaaaattttgggaaaaaaaaaatattaaaaaaaaaaaaaaaaaaaaaaaaaaaaaacaggaactaacaaaaaaaatttttttttttatttttttccttcttttatcattttttaattttagactTCAAATgaacaaattttaatgaacgcttttaaaacttttgatCCAGAAGGTAATGGTTACATCTTAACAAAAGATTTATCTAAAGCCTTAACAACTTTGGGTGATAAATTAACTGAAGCAGAGTTACAAGAATTGTTATCAATTTCAGAAAACGAACAAAAGCAAGTTAAATATGACCTTTTCGTTAATACTCTCTtcagtaaaaaataaagtgattattaaatagtggaaaaaaaaaaaaagtatgttAAAAACGTTTAGggagaagaaattaaataaaaaaaaaaaaaaatatataaaaaaaacaaaaaaaaaaaaaatctatatttaaataaaacccTGAATatgtaaaaatatatttttttaaaaatgtctAATgacatttctttttttttttccatttttttttgatttaaagaatatGGTTCTAAATAATTcgtaaatgaaaaatcaaaaaaaatatcttttttttttttaaacaattttttttttttatttttcactGTTTTGtttgcattttttttttttttttgttgagtttaaaaaatcttaaataaattaataatgattaaaattatttttaccttta comes from Dictyostelium discoideum AX4 chromosome 2 chromosome, whole genome shotgun sequence and encodes:
- the mproS gene encoding proline-tRNA ligase — encoded protein: MISLIKKSNKNLISNTSLNLINRFTTTTPTPTTSTSNNNEIIKSNKFINIFRSNLFIPFQNDQKIGSDMLESQLLMQKGGLIRRLSAGTYSTLPLAQKVMENIIKIIDEEMEKVGGQKMSMPKMLPRELWEKTGRWDSAGDDLIKLKDRKGEEYCLAPTHEEVITTIVANESLSNSSFPIKLYQIGEKYRDEVRPRFGLLRGREFTMKDMYSFDTSKEAAEITYYQVKQAYHNILERLELPYACVEADSGNIGGNMSHEFQVLANVGEDSLIYCKNCNYHANIEKAKGLPSTNIKNLKKQKSILNKQINQEINNNNTNDNQEINIKIKEIENEIKNFKNIKLSIMKITTLPSNSDKEIEEIALIINKLNDNFNQYSIKPNYNDIKQTQVLSPEEYKKYRSIIMKGIESKNVDNNSDKLLSFEEIIKHKLFIDGSVEFDEESIYKPLKSLLKKLLKRDLSRKDDLILSMNRGQNFREAIKGDLCVQPVCDGKSLLDTKRGIEVGHIFYLGTKYSSKLGAYYTGAAQQRIPLEMGCFGIGVSRLLATIVETFSKEETGFIWPQQVAPYQIIIVPKHLKSQLSLAESVSEQLQTEIPYLKSRIIIEDRSKAHFAQKVLESKFMGIPYFLVIDNNNKSIELGESSTKVNSFKIEYKSETPTLIQNQFDLINYFKNKFN
- the mlcR gene encoding Regulatory myosin light chain (Similar to RLC) — encoded protein: MASTKRRLNREESSVVLGEEQVAELKEAFELFDKDRTGFIKKDALKTTCKQFGVFVMEDQLDAMFAEADTTKSGAIGFPEFMSMMSRRMKQTSNEQILMNAFKTFDPEGNGYILTKDLSKALTTLGDKLTEAELQELLSISENEQKQVKYDLFVNTLFSKK